The following are from one region of the Sandaracinus amylolyticus genome:
- a CDS encoding alkaline phosphatase PhoX, producing MRAPRSSPAEPCVAAQDDAAGADRRGLLGRRSFLYAGGAAAALVAGFPLVQTFGARDEARPWRPGPYGPLRPDPDGRLDLPEGFSYRVLSRTGTTMSDGLRVPARPDGMACFTLPDGSLALLRNHENPAHVGLLGPWTDGVAPESYSREGMGGVTRVVLDAATLEVRSCNLVLGGTTLNCAGGPSPWGWLTCEEDYDARHGLVFACDPTAARIAPPQPIRGYGRFRHEAACVDPRTSIAYLTEDREDSCLYRFVPHDPARPFDGELQALAIRGRPRARTGTGLRAGERLEIAWVPVRDPDPGDDVLRHLAQQDGAASFVRGEGMAFDPERGAVVFAASAGGPNANGQLFRVEPEGDGGELVLLAQSEGSADFDMPDNLVVAPNGVVFFCEDGRDRNYVRAIGTDGRVFDFARNTLSRSELAGVCFSPDGRAMFVSLQTDGLTLAITGPFAHA from the coding sequence ATGCGAGCTCCTCGCAGCAGTCCCGCGGAGCCCTGCGTGGCGGCCCAGGACGACGCCGCCGGCGCGGACCGTCGTGGCCTCCTCGGTCGTCGCAGCTTCCTCTACGCAGGGGGCGCCGCCGCGGCGCTCGTGGCGGGCTTTCCGCTCGTGCAGACCTTCGGCGCGCGCGACGAAGCGCGCCCCTGGCGTCCCGGCCCCTACGGCCCGCTGCGCCCCGATCCCGACGGACGCCTCGACCTGCCCGAGGGCTTCTCGTACCGCGTGCTCTCGCGCACCGGCACGACGATGAGCGACGGCCTGCGCGTCCCCGCGCGCCCCGACGGAATGGCGTGCTTCACCCTGCCCGATGGATCGCTCGCGCTGCTGCGCAACCACGAGAACCCCGCGCACGTCGGCTTGCTCGGCCCGTGGACCGACGGCGTCGCGCCCGAGAGCTACTCGCGGGAGGGCATGGGCGGCGTGACGCGCGTGGTGCTCGACGCCGCGACGCTCGAGGTGCGCTCGTGCAACCTCGTGCTCGGCGGCACCACGCTCAACTGCGCAGGCGGGCCGAGCCCCTGGGGCTGGCTCACCTGCGAAGAGGACTACGACGCGCGCCACGGGCTCGTCTTCGCGTGCGATCCGACCGCCGCGCGCATCGCACCGCCCCAGCCGATCCGCGGGTACGGTCGCTTCCGCCACGAGGCCGCGTGCGTCGATCCGCGCACGTCGATCGCGTACCTCACCGAGGATCGCGAGGACTCGTGCCTCTATCGCTTCGTCCCGCACGATCCCGCGCGGCCCTTCGACGGCGAGCTCCAGGCGCTCGCGATCCGTGGCCGTCCGCGCGCGCGCACCGGCACCGGGCTGCGCGCCGGCGAGCGCCTCGAGATCGCGTGGGTCCCGGTGCGCGATCCCGATCCCGGCGACGACGTGCTGCGGCACCTCGCGCAGCAGGACGGTGCGGCGTCGTTCGTGCGCGGCGAGGGCATGGCGTTCGACCCCGAGCGCGGCGCCGTCGTGTTCGCCGCGTCGGCGGGCGGGCCCAACGCGAACGGCCAGCTCTTCCGCGTCGAGCCCGAGGGCGACGGCGGCGAGCTCGTGCTGCTCGCGCAGTCCGAGGGCAGCGCCGACTTCGACATGCCGGACAACCTCGTGGTCGCGCCGAACGGCGTCGTGTTCTTCTGCGAGGACGGGCGCGATCGCAACTACGTGCGGGCCATCGGCACCGACGGACGCGTGTTCGACTTCGCGCGCAACACGCTGAGCCGCTCGGAGCTCGCCGGGGTGTGCTTCTCGCCCGACGGGCGCGCGATGTTCGTGAGCCTCCAGACCGACGGCCTCACCCTCGCGATCACCGGGCCTTTCGCCCACGCCTGA
- the purE gene encoding 5-(carboxyamino)imidazole ribonucleotide mutase, whose protein sequence is MGSRSDWETMRHAVDILEQLGVPHEVRVVSAHRTPDLLFEYASTAESRGLRVIVAGAGGAAHLPGMLSSKTHVPVLGVPVQSKTLSGMDSLLSIVQMPAGIPVGTLAIGKAGATNAGLFAAQMLAAEHPAIREAVLRFRAKQTEDVLAKPDPREQ, encoded by the coding sequence ATGGGCTCGCGCTCCGACTGGGAGACGATGCGCCACGCGGTCGACATCCTCGAGCAGCTCGGGGTGCCGCACGAGGTGCGCGTCGTGTCCGCGCATCGCACGCCGGATCTCCTCTTCGAGTACGCGTCCACCGCGGAATCGCGCGGCCTGCGCGTGATCGTCGCGGGCGCGGGCGGCGCCGCGCACCTGCCCGGCATGCTCTCGTCGAAGACGCACGTGCCGGTGCTCGGCGTGCCGGTGCAGAGCAAGACGCTCTCCGGCATGGACTCGCTGCTCTCGATCGTGCAGATGCCCGCGGGCATCCCGGTCGGCACCCTCGCGATCGGCAAGGCGGGCGCGACCAACGCCGGGCTCTTCGCGGCGCAGATGCTCGCCGCCGAGCACCCCGCGATCCGCGAGGCGGTGCTCCGCTTCCGCGCGAAGCAGACCGAGGACGTGCTCGCGAAGCCCGATCCTCGCGAACAATGA
- a CDS encoding 5-(carboxyamino)imidazole ribonucleotide synthase: protein MSGTMRVGVLGAGQLGRMLALAGHPIGVRCVAYAQQPDEPACAVGEHVLGAWDDPAALDEFASRIDVATYEFENVPLEAVRRVGARVPLRPSIDALRVAADRIEEKTLFRKLGIDTPPFAAIDSEEDLRAAVATIGLPAVLKTRTMGYDGKGQRVLRTTQDVEGAFAALGSRPSILEGFVAFEREVSQLGVRAADGSIAFYPLAENVHRDGILRVSIAPARATPAIEQTARVYLRAILESLDYVGVLALELFQAGDRLLANEMAPRVHNTGHHTIEAAETSQFENHLRAVAGLPLGSTALRGHAAMVNLVGALPAPASILAIDGAHLHLYGKEPRAGRKVGHVTVLVDDEAGRDARLAAVLRVVDAL from the coding sequence ATGAGCGGCACGATGCGCGTCGGAGTGCTCGGCGCTGGTCAGCTCGGTCGCATGCTCGCGCTCGCGGGGCATCCGATCGGCGTGCGCTGCGTCGCGTACGCGCAGCAGCCCGACGAGCCCGCGTGCGCGGTGGGCGAGCACGTGCTCGGCGCGTGGGACGATCCCGCGGCGCTCGACGAATTCGCGTCGCGCATCGACGTCGCGACCTACGAGTTCGAGAACGTCCCGCTCGAAGCGGTACGTCGCGTCGGCGCGCGGGTGCCGCTGCGTCCTTCGATCGACGCGCTGCGCGTCGCGGCCGATCGCATCGAGGAGAAGACGCTCTTCCGGAAGCTCGGCATCGACACGCCGCCGTTCGCCGCGATCGACTCCGAGGAGGACCTGCGCGCCGCGGTCGCGACCATCGGCCTGCCGGCCGTGCTCAAGACGCGCACGATGGGCTACGACGGCAAGGGCCAGCGCGTGCTGCGCACCACGCAGGACGTCGAGGGCGCGTTCGCCGCGCTCGGCTCGCGACCCTCGATCCTCGAGGGCTTCGTCGCGTTCGAGCGCGAGGTCTCGCAGCTCGGCGTGCGCGCCGCGGACGGCTCGATCGCGTTCTATCCGCTCGCCGAGAACGTGCACCGCGACGGCATCCTCCGCGTGAGCATCGCGCCTGCGCGCGCGACCCCCGCGATCGAGCAGACGGCCCGCGTGTACCTGCGCGCGATCCTCGAGTCGCTCGACTACGTCGGCGTGCTCGCGCTCGAGCTCTTCCAGGCCGGCGATCGACTGCTCGCGAACGAGATGGCGCCGCGCGTCCACAACACCGGCCACCACACCATCGAGGCTGCGGAGACGAGCCAGTTCGAGAACCACCTGCGCGCGGTCGCGGGCCTTCCGCTCGGCTCGACCGCGCTGCGCGGCCACGCTGCGATGGTGAACCTCGTCGGCGCGCTCCCCGCGCCCGCGTCGATCCTCGCGATCGACGGCGCGCATCTGCACCTCTACGGCAAGGAGCCGCGCGCGGGTCGCAAGGTCGGTCACGTGACCGTGCTCGTCGACGACGAAGCAGGCCGCGACGCGCGTCTCGCCGCGGTTCTCCGGGTAGTCGACGCCCTCTGA